One segment of Setaria viridis chromosome 4, Setaria_viridis_v4.0, whole genome shotgun sequence DNA contains the following:
- the LOC117851363 gene encoding indole-3-glycerol phosphate synthase, chloroplastic-like, translated as MFNCAEVVQWESGKSINAIAAAQGIRVRRRCRSSYPSEGVSADRAIPPDVLEHVVWDKEVEVSQRKARAPLHRVAESAQHAPPLRDFAAALGAARRRNGGLPTLITEVKKASPTRGLLRDHFNPVEIAQAYEKNGTACLSILTDKKHFTLASCSSTDEIFLLQLSDIF; from the exons ATGTTCAACTGTGCGGAGGTGGTGCAGTGGGAGAGCGGCAAGTCCATcaacgccatcgccgccgcgcaggGCATCCgggtccgccgccgctgccgctcgagCTACCCGTCCGAGGGCGTCAGCGCCGACAGGGCCATCCCGCCGGACGTCCTCGAGCACGTCGTCTGGGACAAGGAGGTCGAGGTCTCGCAGCGGAAGGCACGGGCGCCGCTCCACAGGGTGGCCGAGTCCGCGCAGCACGCGCCGCCACTCAGGGACTTCGCCGCGGCCCTCGGCGCTGCGCGCCGCCGCAACGGAGGGCTCCCCACGCTCATCACCGAGGTGAAGAAGGCGTCGCCCACCAGGGGACTCCTCAGGGACCACTTCAACCCG GTCGAGATAGCGCAAGCCTACGAGAAGAACGGCACGGCCTGCTTGAGCATCCTGACTGACAAGAAGCACTTCACACTTGCTTCTTGTTCTTCAACTGATGAAATTTTTTTGTTACAGCTGTCTGACATTTTCTGA